The Mauremys reevesii isolate NIE-2019 linkage group 3, ASM1616193v1, whole genome shotgun sequence genomic sequence AGATTGTATCAAATCAGTTAAGCAAAGCCTTCTTCATGGTGCCACCAAGGTCAACGTGCAGAgaattaaaaaccaaaacaccctAATAATATACAGCTCACTTGTGACCCGGCTAAAGCAGCAGTAGGGACCCTAGGGTGTTTGTTCCCTTTTGCCCCTGCACGGCTACCCACACCCCAGGTAACAGGGCAGAGCTCTATCCTTGCTGCTGAGCAGGTGTAGGCACAATAAGGCAGGGAATGGGCAAAGCCTTGGCTGCATTGGGGTGCCAAAGAACATATGCTGGGACAGATTACAGACCAGACCTCCCTTCCCAAAGCAGCGGGGAACCAGGCGACTGACTCGGAGCATCTCCAGGTTCAGGGCAACAATGCTGGGCTCCCGACAAAGCTATGACTAAGCCCATAGTGAGATATTTAAAGGAAAGGcagaatagaaaataaaatgaagttttagatttgtttaaaaatgtgacaaATATTTTGCTTGATGGTCGGTGTGTGACCTGCCCATAGTAAGGGGACACCCCAGATGGAGACTGCGACTCAGGAAGTTACAACTGAACTCACCCATCCCTATCTTAAGAGGCCAAAGCCTTATCCATTGGGCACTGAAGGGGTTTCCATTTTGTTCCTCTTTGTGATAAGTAACCTGCAAAATTGTCTCCTCATCCAAAATGGCTTACCTCATTGAAGAGTAATTCTCTTCTCTGCTGTTTCCTGAGATCCATTTTCTTCACTGCGACTTGCTTTCCGGTGTGCTTCTCAGTGGCAATGCAAACTATCCCCGTGGAGCCTTCTCCTATTTTGATAAAGTTGTCCAAGTATTCTCTGGGGTCGCCGGGACTGACGACGAGCTGGAGGGCAGCTCTGAACTGTTCATGTGACACCCTGGAGGGCTGCTGATCGGAGGATGAACCCCAGCTGGGTGGGGGATAAGCACTTGACGTGATACTTGGGGAGCTTGGGTAAGAAGCCGTGGAGATATAAGGAGAGCTTGACTGGAGGGCTGGCTGGTGATAATGAGAGGCTTTGTGATAGACTGAAGGATACTGGAAGCTACTACCTGAACAGCTAACTTTGCTTTGACTTTGAGGTAGCTTTGTTGGGCCTCTAGGGTAGGTATCTGATCCAGACAGTGGTGGGCTAACTACCATCTGAGCTCGATCGTAATCCACCTGCAAAAATTAAAACAAGGCTAAATTAACATGTTGTATTCAGCATTGATCAATGGCTGAAAATAACTGCAGTTATTATGAGCATTCTAAACCTCACATTATCAATGAAGTCAGACCTCAATTCCTCAGCACCATGGCACGGCCACCTCCACTGTGATTTCTCATTTCTGAGGTTCCTACTTGGTTTTCTAACTTTCGCTTTTTGTGGACATTTAATAAAAGAAATCTCTAATCACAGACCCACTTGACACTGCCATTCCTCACCCCTTGCTTGGTTCTCAGCACATTTCACTCTCTGGACCGCCAGCAGGAACTCCAAGGATCACTGATGGTCCATAGCCTGCCGAGGTGATGAGTAAAAATCCCTAACTATCACTTTATTTATTATACCCTTTAGGATTAGTGTAGCAcaggtgtaggcaacctatggcacaggtgctgaaggtggcacgcgagctgattttcagtggtactcacactgcccaggtcttggccactggtccagggaggctctgcattttaatttaatgttaaatgaaacttcttaaacattttaaaaaccttatttactttacgtacaacaatagtttaattgtatattatagacttatagaaagagaccttctaaaaacattaacatgtattactcgcatgcaaaaccttaaattagagtgaataaatgaagatggcacaccacttctggaaggctgccgacccctggtgtagcaCAAGCAATCTGTTTATACCCAGTATCATTACGTCCCGTACAGATGGTATAATTTTGAGGGGAATGTCCTCTACAACCTAAATACCTATTCCTTTTAAAGTCACACTCTGGTACCCACTTGCTgagaataaagattttttttttaaatcaccagttTAGTGCATTCTGATCACaataaaaatgtagattttaggaccattagatcatctagttggatctcctgtgtatcacaggccaaagaatttcctccagttacccctgtattgagcccactAACTTGTGTTTGATTAGCGTataccttccagaaaggcatccaagtCTTGATTTAGTGgctcaccacttcccttggtggtttGGTCCAGTGGTTAGTTGCTCTCGCGGTTAAAAATTTGGGccttatttctcatttgaatttgtctggtttcaacttccagccactggttcttgtacCTATATGCTGCAaacaagtcacctctcaatcttcttttcgaTAAGCTAAACAGcttgagctccttaagtctcttgCTGTGTTAGCTCctcccctctccagccaccctcTTCCCCCTTCTTCTCTACAACAGCTGGAAAGAGATATTGACCTTGATCTGCCCTTTGCTTTCACAAGAGTAAAACAGGAGGAGCAACCTTTGTTTCCCAATCAGttccagtgctgagtagagctcACCAGGGCTGGAAACCAAGCCCAAGCTCCTGAATCCTGCAAAGCGCACTGTTAATGGAGGGGACCATAAAGACATCACACAGGGCAGCCAACAAATCAACCCTCACCTGGTCGGCAGAGGTGCAAAGAACAAACACGACGTGCAGGAACTGTGACAGACACTTTAGATGGCAATACAGGGTGCGCAGTGCAACAGTTCTGACAGGGGCCATATCTGTTCCCAACACAATGAGTGCGTTGGCAGTGACTACTGTGATTGGGGGCACTGGAAAGACTTGTGTGCAGCTGCCACCCAGCATCCATTACCCAGCTGATGTCTGTGCCACACCGCCATCCTTACTGCCATGCTAACACCAATTTACCTGCACCGCAACCTGTTAAGAGCTGAGGTAAAGAGATGCacagaggaagccatttgcagtgcacaaCAAGTTTTATAGGGCCTGCAAAACCCAGGAGCTATGCTACATATTCTTGACCgccctctcctggtacctggacTATTAACTACTTGGATATATACAGATACAGACCACACCTAGAATGAAACCAGGACTGACTGGGAGCTGAAAAGTGGTTCCCACTCCAACGGTCTGGGTGATAAGGGCCTGCGAGCATTGGTTGCACTCCTGTGCAATGTGATAATGTGGCCAAATGGCTGCCACAATTGAAGGGAATGAGGGCTGGTAGCATAGACAGATGCATTTTGATTGGATAGATCTCAGTCATATCCAGGGCAAATTGGACACTGCCGCCAGCTTAAAATCTCTTCCACTGATGGCCCAACTCTCACCCCTTCTAGTTACCTGCCCTTTCCCACTGACTGTGGAGCAGACACTTCCCTAACTGCTCCGTGTAGCTAGAGCATTGCACGCAAGCACTGGTCCTAGCGTCCTACAACAGCACCGAATAAGGTATGTCAGGTTATCTGGCTCAAATGACAATGGTGCATTCATTTCAAATGCCTTGTTTATAGGATTCACACACTCTAATTCTTCAGGGTCTTCCTTACAATTCCCCCAAATCGGTATTGCACCTATTGTTCTTCCCAATAACATGATCATCGTTATAACGGGCAAATGCTAcaataaaattaaacaaacaataaGCAGAAACCATGAAAGTGCAAACTAAGATTTTGCCCCAGGGTGCGGGGGAGAGTAGTGATTGTGTGAGTCTTCACCGTTTTCAAAGCGGGCTTCCTTCAAGCAAGACAACGAACAACAAGGAGACTAATTTAATTTACCATTTCTTAAATGATTTTCCAGAATGACAAACTACTTAACTGCAGTGTCAGTCAACCCCTAATTTTCCTTTGAAATCAGAGACAATCTGGGAAGAAATTATCTCAATAGGAGGCTTtaaaacctcccccccccccccccccgaagtgtAAGCATTATTCCTTTGATGGAAAAACGACTAACAACACATGCCCTATTTCCACTTAAAAGTTCCTTTGCCTTAAAGTGTTTTCAAGCTTCTTCTACGTAAAGTAAATGAATTTTTTACATTCTCAGACAAGATGTTTGCTCATCCATACCTCTATTCAAACCCAAAAGGTATGGGCAAAAATACACAAAAGCAATTTTTGGAAATGAATCTGTTTACAACATAACAAAAATAGCCCATGACAATGTGTGTAACATCTCTGAGGAGGGTAGGGGGGTGCACAGACACAGGCTCATGATGTAGCACAATTACAAATAATTATACCTATGAATTCATTTAATCAATCAATTCCACTGGCGGTgcacaggggtgggcagggcATAAAACTCTACACAGCTCTCAGTTGCTACTATTACCGCTGGCTGTCAGCCAGGAGTCCCCTGATCCATGTTAGGTAAGTGCACATTAATCTGAATTTGGCAGCGTAATCAAGGACCCAACTGAACTGTGAAATTGAATTCTGCAGCGGAACATCATTTGACCATTTTATGctaagattgaaaaaaaaaaaatctgccgcAGCACCAATTTATCACTGTAGCCTGCTGCACGGTAAAGAAGGGGTTTGTAGCTGAAATCTactcagtgggggaaaaaaacctccaAGTGCAAAATGATATCAGTGTTTTGCAACATTCTGCGTAAGACGCGTGCCCATCTTTTCAGCTCACATGCAGCTTTGAATGGGAGGAAGGTTTGCTGCTTAAATGTTCCTCTTTGAAATGTGAAACTGGAGTCGTCTTCTTTAACATGACTCTTTTGAGTCGTCGCAACCAATAATATGTAGCATGCACAAAAACACCAGACAGCATCTTATTTAAAGTAGCAAGTTCCTGAGAGAAGATGTTTATACAAGGTAAAGATACAAATAATTATAGTAATGGACCCATTTGATCCATCAAGCAGAGCTTTCTATAAACTGCAAAGGGCTAGAGACCACTAGGGACTCGGCTGTTGCCAATCTAATCAATGTGGAAGGTGCCCAGATACTCTGGTGATGAAGGCACCTTACACATTTAGATCAATACATACATATAAGTCAATTATTTGAAATTTAAACTTAAGGATGCTATGTGTTTTCagaatttgaaaatgaaaattaataggtTCAGCAAAACTTCTGAAAAATATAGTGTACTTGCTAATACATTTTTTAGCATTTGATAACCCGGCTTACAGTACAATTCAAAACCATTCATTTCTGGAATACAATGAAATGTAACAAAAATATACAGGGAAATGCCATTAAATCAGCTAACTTCTCATTATTAGCCACATCGTCATGCAGTTCTTCACATCACTGCAAAATCAAATAGATACTATTTCATTAATGCTTCTATTCATATTATTGAATTTAATTAGCCTCCCAAAGGAAACCctttaaaagataaaaaaaaaaaacacctcaacgCAGGCCTCATTAAAGATCAGGTCAACAGGGCAGATTAGGTTCTGACATGAAATCCATCAAAGCACTGCACTGTAATGGAATACACTTCTGCTGCTGTGTGGGTTGGTTCACTGACTCACAATATTACTCAAATGTGTACATGCTCATTTCAGCAGAGGTCTTTCAGTTGTAACAAAAAGGTTATCAAAAGATGGTTAAAGTCATTTTACCTTTCATACAGATGACAGTAATGCATATTTTGTAACACCAGAAATTACAGACATTTAATACGGTATTAGGAGGAAACACCTGATTATTCATAAGAAAACTAAGACCTTGATCCTGTAACATGATCTGcgtggccagacccttcacccgtGTTGAGTACCGCTAAATTATTCatagaagcagccagcaggagcACTGTAGAAAAGGCCCATCTCAGAAATGGCTGCCCCAACCCCCCAGTTGAAGAATTTGGTATCCTATGGGAGGGAACCAAACTGAAAAATAAGAACAAACATCTTAAAAGGGGACCCCCCCTTTCCACAGAGGTAGAACGGGCTGATCATTTGTCATGAACCTAGTCCCACCAGGAGATGAGGATGCCAAGGAGGGTGCAGAGAGGCTGTGGTGAGAGGAGATCTGATCACTAGAAATAATTGTAGCTAGTTATGTGGTGACCGAGAACTGCTTGGTGATTTGCCTGCCAGATCCAAAGATGGCGAGTCGGATGCTTATTGGAGGGCCCagggccctcaccccctcctacaccccaatccccttccccaggccagagccctctcccacactctgaactcctcggCCCCATcacccagcctggagccccctcctgcacctctaaCCCCTCattcctagccccaccccatagcccacacccccagccggagccctcacctccccccgcacccctctgccccagcctggtgaaaatgagtgagtgagcgaGGGTGAGGGAGCATGAGTGACGGAGGGAGGAGGTACAGAATGAGCGGTAGTGGGGtttcggagaaggggcggggcaggggcggacctcagggaaggggcggggcaagggtgttcagttttctgcaattagaaagttggcaaccctatgcccACACAGATTTCTAACAAGTAAAGGGGTGGAATTTGTGATCATGCTTCATATCAGTACCAGTGACATCAGGCTGTACAGGAGAGCCGGCCTGTAAAATAAACCGAGGTTACTAGGAATAAGACCAATGTCTAGGGGTTCTCCAGTAGAGATCACTGAAATGCTTCCTTTGCCACACACAAgatgagctaggcagggataaTGTCAGGGTTTCACTATGTGAATGAGAAGATGCCATAAAAAAGGACGGGGTTACATTCATTAGCCACTGGGAAAAGGAAGGGAGAGCCTATATTTAAGGATTGGCTCCACCTTAACTAAAAGGCAAGGAGCTTGCAGGCACAGAATATCTCCAagaaattgggggtggggaaggaagtcTAATGTAAACCAGGATCTGGGTGCCAGGTGCTGAGGAGCAGTCAAGTTAGACAAAGACTTCTGTTAGGTATGGCAATAATACAAACGTTACCCCATGTTAGGCAGTGATGGAGAGGGCAGAAATTACAACCACAATGGAGGAGGACAGGATGGCTGGATGACACAGGTGGATTCCAGAAAAAAATAACAAGGTGTTAcataaaggaatttaaaaatagGCATATGGTCAAACACAACATCATTAAAGAACTGTATACCGACAGGAGGAACTTATAGGTGAACTAAAAAACCTGACAATAGAAGAAGACCTTAGTCTAATAAGCATTTCTGGAAAACAGTGGAATGACAAAGACTGACGGGATACTGTAGTACggtggtgggcaaactttttggcccgagggccacatctgagtatgGAAATTTATGGCGGGCCAGgaatactcacaaaattgggggtcggagtgtgggagggcatgagggctccggctgggggagcaggctctggggtggggcttgggatgaggggctgggggttcaggaagatgatccaggctgggatcaaggggtttggagggtgggagggggatcagggctggggcgtgGGAACGGgccaggggtgcaggttccaagtggtgcttacctcaagcagctcccagaagcagcttttgagtctgatcaactcagcgtAGCCAAATAAAGATACCCGAGTGACGAATtctggagtcaaactgagttctTGGGAAGACGAGTGGAAAGAGGTCTCGGAGGGAATCCCAACTTCCATTGAATACTTGTAACCACACTGTAATTAAGTTCAACATCCTCATGGGAGAGGCTGTATCATAAGTTAGCACCGTGACTTTAATCTTTAAgaggggaattaaaaaaaaaagtgaaagggGTAATCCAGAAAAGCCCCGACAAGTGAGTAAATTAAAATCCTTACACTCTGCATGGAGGCTTCTGTATCATAGGACAACAGAGTATCTAGAGGTTTGTGTAGCCCTAAACTAAAAAATGAAGCAATACGGTAACACAAAACAGCAGAGATTAAATCatcacttggtgattgcctgttctgttcatcccctctgaaaaacctggcactggccaccgtCGGAGGACAGGATATTGGGCAGGACGGACGTTTGGCATGGCCGGTCTTATGTTCATATGTTTCTTATGTTTAAATGGTAAGATTCAAGAGATTAGTAAAAGCCAAACAGGTATTCTTCAAAAACGGAAATCCAGCCCAAGTGAAGCCAAGGGAAAGGAACAAACTCTGGTAGTAAAAATGTAAAATGGAAGTTAGGGGATTTGAAGAGCAAATAGCTAAAgacatataaacaaataacaagaAATGTGTATTCCAAAAGCAGGGAACCTGCGAGAAAATAGGTGGGTCTCAGAGGCAGCCAGGGAACAAAGGGATATGCTTAAGTCGGACAAGGATATTGCAGAGAAGCAAAATTTTTGTTGATCAGCCTTCTACACAGAAGGAGATACCGAACCCAAACCTACACCTTTCAGCTAGTAAAGTGTCAGAGATTGGTATCCTATTTACCCCCTCATGACTTAAGAACAAGGGGATATGTAGTGAAACTGAAGGGTGACACATCTAAAGCTGGTAAAAGTACAGCACACATTATTAAtctttggaactcattgccacaaggtatCATAAAGGCCAAGAAATTAGTATGCTCAAAAAAAGGATTAAATGTTTACATAAACATCCACAGCGACATCAGCTAGGAAACAAAGTGTATACAGGATATAAACCCTCCTGGTTCAGGGCAAGTttgaattcagtgggctttggatcaaacccAAAGGGCACTAACCAACCTCTCACTGAAGGAGGTAAGGAAGAAACTTGCCCTAACTTTCTCTGAAGCAGATGGTACGGTCCACTGTTGGAGACATGATACCTTCTACTTGGTCTACCAGTCCGATCCGATAAATTAATGAGACAGTATGCATGTGTGAAGTATGCAGTGGATCCCACTGTAAAGTTGGAGTTAAATACATAGGGCCAAATACATCCCTGGTGTTACATCACTGAATTCActtgagttacaccagggatgaatctgAGGTACATGGTATATCAGATGAAACAGCTGCAAGTAATACTGAACTAAATCTACCCTTCAGACATATTAGCTGTAATGACTATATTTCCTGAATATATTTCTAAAGCCATGCATTCGTGCCTGCAGATTTTTTCAAtacttatttttttcccttttaattatACTTTAAAGGCAATCTCAGTGGTAAGCTATCTGATTCACGACCCGATTCTCATTTAGTAAACTCATTTAATAAACCATTGTCTCTCTAATGCCTCTCTGAAGAGGAAACTCTCTAGCAATCATCCGCAGACAAAAAAAACTGCTGTTCAGTTCCTGGAGTTGCTGATGGAGTTGGGAATTGTAACTGCTGCATAGAATGGTGAATCATCGAGTATCAAGTGCACCAAGGTTGTAGGAATGTTTTCAGTGTTCTAAGGAACGCATAGCTTACAGTGAATCTTGCACGGGGGAGCTTTTTCCAAAGTGCCTACACTGCATTGATCCTTTTAAAATATACCTCTGTCTACAGTCCTGTTTAAGGGACCAATCCTGCAAATTTACAAATCTTATTAAAGctgatgttaaaaaaattatataacaaACAGGTTAAGAAAAGCATATCCACAGGTGACCCAAACATCCCTTAGACATATATGACATTGCTTAGACTTTGCTTAGCACAAATGAGCACAGAAGAGGCAACTGAAGACACTTAGTGGCTGGGAACTCTTCTGTCCCTGGGGTTTGGCCTGAAACCCAAAACCAAAACGCTTGCCTGAATTTAATTTAGGCGAAACCTCCTCGGTTTACCTCTAATAGGCCCGGGCACTAATTAGAACTCTGGGAGGCAGCatcagcagagaagccaaagaGTGGGTGGCTGTGGAGAGTGAACAAGCCTTTCACATCCCTCCGGCATACGGTCACAATACATTTGTGGCAGAGCTTTGACTGCTGCTTTCTGTTCAGGAGGTAGAGAGAATCGATTTTCCAGTGCTCTCAACCCCGCACATGTCGTGAGCATTAAAATGTGACATTATCCAACAATAAAACAGATCGCATCCCTTGGAAGACGTGCTCAGCACatgggagctgcaagtgctcagcaagTCAATACCGTTGAAAGCCAGGCTGCTTTTTACTTAGGCCTCTGAATGTGGACTTAGGTGGCTCAGTTTTGGCCCCCAAGTTTGTATATTTTGGCCATTTTCCCCGTGTAACACTGAGGAACAAACTATAAGTCATGCTGGGAAGTCAAGTGTCAGGTCTGGCCAAGGCCTAGGtctcagctgagaactgacacACTcacagctggaaaccagaccaattcacttgtgtattagtatagatcaaagtgaaTGTTAAATGCATAAGAGtatatttggtgtttaaacttcatgaaaactaatgggatgttacaCACCTGGTGTTCACATATTTGTATCCTGTTATAATGGactagcaaacatttacattgtctgtatccctgtaactaaataacccatcaaatgagaaagaagccttgtgtaATGCAAACGAAGAACTGTAACAGGAGTGTGCACATTCTTAAAGGCCAGTGGTTATTGTGTGTGTGATGATCAGAGATCGAAGACTCTAAATGCGCTCCATCATCAAAGAAAGACAAACCCCACCCCCGTGGGCAGTCATCCCGTCTTCAAGAAGAAAATCTAAGTATAGACACAAGGAAAAattcttcatctctggactgtttggattctaacagggaAGAATAACCAATGAGAAAACGGAGATCCCCAGAGTTACTCTGATTAGCCCTagaagacttttgggaaactggcagattactacatctctgctacccCTTGAAATTATAGACTGTGACTCAACTGTACATATATTTGCTTGAAcatctcaataactctcattcctttgtcggagttaataaacctttagtgaGTTTACTAGAGAATTGGCTACCAGCATTGTTTTTGGTGTGACATCCAGGATGCAAATTGACCTGGGTGAGGgactggtcttttgggactgaatattttgtgatttttttggtataagtgaccatttatcacacaggggtggcaagatagactggagtgtctaagggaacaGTCTCTGActtgaggtggtggaatctccttccttagaggttttaaaggtcaggcttgacaaagccctggctgggatgatttagtcggggttggtcctgctttgagcaggggtttggactagatgacctcctgaagtcccttccaaccctgatattctatgattataagGTTACTGTAGTACTCTGGGAGTTCATACTTGGTACTGGGTCAGTGAAATCTAACgacagaacataccaccagtctggggggcgggggtctgccctgcttttgacagtctgTCCTGAGGGAGGCACAGtcgtgaaccactccagacagcgtgacaccaTAACTTCAGGGACATTCAAGGGTTAACAATTAAAAGATGTAGCATTTTAACTGGTAACCCTTGAAAATCCTTTACTGTACAGCTCTTTCCTCACTGTTTTAGAGGAAAAATAAAAGATTATGGCCAAAATATACAAACGGGATGGGCGGGGGCTAAAGTGAAGCACCTATTCAGATGCCTAAAGAAAAGCAGCCTGGTTTTCAAAGGTATTGActtgctgagcacttgcagctcccagtgaaatcaatgggagttatagGTGCTGAGCCCCTCAGGAAATCAGGCCATttttacttaggtgcctaactatggATTCAAGTGCTCAGCTTTATACAACCACATTTGGAAACTGCTGGTCACACCTGTGAAAGTATTGGCCTGTACCGATAGCACCTACAGATGTTAATTTTACCTTTGGAATGCCTCCCGCCGTTTCCGACAAGCGAGGGTAGGTGTATGAACTATACGAATGCCCTTGCTGATTTGATTTAAAAGCACTTGCTCCGTATGGCACGACTGGTTCCTGAAGACCCGAACCTGATCTGGATCTCTGTCTCATGGCTGGCTGAGGACTTGTCTGGTTTACATAGGACGACTTTGGTCTTTTGTCATAGTCATCCTTGTCTGCTCCATTTCCCCAGTCGCTGTCACTGTATTCCAGTCTCTCTTTTGAGCACTCACTCTGCATTGAAGTTCTAGATGGAGCATAGTGAAAGGGTTCTCTGTAGTCTAGAGACGATCCACTAAGAATCCTTTGATATTCCAACTTTAGGCCACTGTACTCAATTGGTTTGCTTTTCGTTTCCATGTGTGTATGGTAatctggaaggaaccttgagatgTCTGACTTCAGGGGCTTAATTTCTGAATAGTAAGTGTCTCTGGGTTTTGTTTTCATCACGTGTCCATTCTGTTTTGGGGTGAAGCTACCTTGGCAGTATCTGTCTAATTCTTCCCCATAAAGACTCTTGTCTCTGTATTTTTCAGTGACATAGTCTGTCGTGGTGTCTGACTCGCTGGAATACTGAGAATATGTGATATAACCATTTTCTTCCTGGTGGCTTTGTACATGGTTTGCGTTTCCTTGGTGTGGAGTGGGAGGACTTTCCTTCCGTAGGGAATTAGAGCGTGTCACTGAGATATTGTCAAATTCTTCTAGCAGGCCATTGATTGAAGTATCCTTTTGAGGTTTATTTCCTCTAACGATAGTCTGGGAACAGAAAATTGCTTTGATTAAATACAATCTTCTATTTAATATTTGATTGATGAAACCAAAATGATCTAGCAAGCAATATATTCAGAGGTTATGTTCTATTCTCCTATCAGGTAGCTCATTTTACCAGTAAGCACTTTACTGCAGAATCatgcagagacagagacacaatTATCGGCTGAGATTACCGAAATAAACTAGCGATTCTGGATGT encodes the following:
- the PAK5 gene encoding serine/threonine-protein kinase PAK 5 isoform X7; the encoded protein is MATMQAATSLELEATQEILLMGQLSRNTLLCCGVANEGIFNHKQGFSTMFGKKKKRLEISGPSNFEHRVHTGFDHREQKFTGLPQQWHSLLADTANRPKPMVDPSCITPIQLAPMKTIVRGNKPQKDTSINGLLEEFDNISVTRSNSLRKESPPTPHQGNANHVQSHQEENGYITYSQYSSESDTTTDYVTEKYRDKSLYGEELDRYCQGSFTPKQNGHVMKTKPRDTYYSEIKPLKSDISRFLPDYHTHMETKSKPIEYSGLKLEYQRILSGSSLDYREPFHYAPSRTSMQSECSKERLEYSDSDWGNGADKDDYDKRPKSSYVNQTSPQPAMRQRSRSGSGLQEPVVPYGASAFKSNQQGHSYSSYTYPRLSETAGGIPKVDYDRAQMVVSPPLSGSDTYPRGPTKLPQSQSKVSCSGSSFQYPSVYHKASHYHQPALQSSSPYISTASYPSSPSITSSAYPPPSWGSSSDQQPSRVSHEQFRAALQLVVSPGDPREYLDNFIKIGEGSTGIVCIATEKHTGKQVAVKKMDLRKQQRRELLFNEVVIMRDYHHENVVDMYNSYLVSDELWVVMEFLEGGALTDIVTHTRMNEEQIATVCLSVLRALSYLHNQGVIHRDIKSDSILLTSDGRLFRFIP
- the PAK5 gene encoding serine/threonine-protein kinase PAK 5 isoform X1; amino-acid sequence: MATMQAATSLELEATQEILLMGQLSRNTLLCCGVANEGIFNHKQGFSTMFGKKKKRLEISGPSNFEHRVHTGFDHREQKFTGLPQQWHSLLADTANRPKPMVDPSCITPIQLAPMKTIVRGNKPQKDTSINGLLEEFDNISVTRSNSLRKESPPTPHQGNANHVQSHQEENGYITYSQYSSESDTTTDYVTEKYRDKSLYGEELDRYCQGSFTPKQNGHVMKTKPRDTYYSEIKPLKSDISRFLPDYHTHMETKSKPIEYSGLKLEYQRILSGSSLDYREPFHYAPSRTSMQSECSKERLEYSDSDWGNGADKDDYDKRPKSSYVNQTSPQPAMRQRSRSGSGLQEPVVPYGASAFKSNQQGHSYSSYTYPRLSETAGGIPKVDYDRAQMVVSPPLSGSDTYPRGPTKLPQSQSKVSCSGSSFQYPSVYHKASHYHQPALQSSSPYISTASYPSSPSITSSAYPPPSWGSSSDQQPSRVSHEQFRAALQLVVSPGDPREYLDNFIKIGEGSTGIVCIATEKHTGKQVAVKKMDLRKQQRRELLFNEVVIMRDYHHENVVDMYNSYLVSDELWVVMEFLEGGALTDIVTHTRMNEEQIATVCLSVLRALSYLHNQGVIHRDIKSDSILLTSDGRIKLSDFGFCAQVSKEVPKRKSLVGTPYWMAPEVISRLPYGTEVDIWSLGIMVIEMIDGEPPYFNEPPLQAMRRIRDNLPPRVKDIHKVSSVLRGFLDLMLVREPSQRATAQELLRHPFLKLAGPPSCIVPLMRQYRHR
- the PAK5 gene encoding serine/threonine-protein kinase PAK 5 isoform X3; its protein translation is MFGKKKKRLEISGPSNFEHRVHTGFDHREQKFTGLPQQWHSLLADTANRPKPMVDPSCITPIQLAPMKTIVRGNKPQKDTSINGLLEEFDNISVTRSNSLRKESPPTPHQGNANHVQSHQEENGYITYSQYSSESDTTTDYVTEKYRDKSLYGEELDRYCQGSFTPKQNGHVMKTKPRDTYYSEIKPLKSDISRFLPDYHTHMETKSKPIEYSGLKLEYQRILSGSSLDYREPFHYAPSRTSMQSECSKERLEYSDSDWGNGADKDDYDKRPKSSYVNQTSPQPAMRQRSRSGSGLQEPVVPYGASAFKSNQQGHSYSSYTYPRLSETAGGIPKVDYDRAQMVVSPPLSGSDTYPRGPTKLPQSQSKVSCSGSSFQYPSVYHKASHYHQPALQSSSPYISTASYPSSPSITSSAYPPPSWGSSSDQQPSRVSHEQFRAALQLVVSPGDPREYLDNFIKIGEGSTGIVCIATEKHTGKQVAVKKMDLRKQQRRELLFNEVVIMRDYHHENVVDMYNSYLVSDELWVVMEFLEGGALTDIVTHTRMNEEQIATVCLSVLRALSYLHNQGVIHRDIKSDSILLTSDGRIKLSDFGFCAQVSKEVPKRKSLVGTPYWMAPEVISRLPYGTEVDIWSLGIMVIEMIDGEPPYFNEPPLQAMRRIRDNLPPRVKDIHKVSSVLRGFLDLMLVREPSQRATAQELLRHPFLKLAGPPSCIVPLMRQYRHR
- the PAK5 gene encoding serine/threonine-protein kinase PAK 5 isoform X2 — translated: MGQLSRNTLLCCGVANEGIFNHKQGFSTMFGKKKKRLEISGPSNFEHRVHTGFDHREQKFTGLPQQWHSLLADTANRPKPMVDPSCITPIQLAPMKTIVRGNKPQKDTSINGLLEEFDNISVTRSNSLRKESPPTPHQGNANHVQSHQEENGYITYSQYSSESDTTTDYVTEKYRDKSLYGEELDRYCQGSFTPKQNGHVMKTKPRDTYYSEIKPLKSDISRFLPDYHTHMETKSKPIEYSGLKLEYQRILSGSSLDYREPFHYAPSRTSMQSECSKERLEYSDSDWGNGADKDDYDKRPKSSYVNQTSPQPAMRQRSRSGSGLQEPVVPYGASAFKSNQQGHSYSSYTYPRLSETAGGIPKVDYDRAQMVVSPPLSGSDTYPRGPTKLPQSQSKVSCSGSSFQYPSVYHKASHYHQPALQSSSPYISTASYPSSPSITSSAYPPPSWGSSSDQQPSRVSHEQFRAALQLVVSPGDPREYLDNFIKIGEGSTGIVCIATEKHTGKQVAVKKMDLRKQQRRELLFNEVVIMRDYHHENVVDMYNSYLVSDELWVVMEFLEGGALTDIVTHTRMNEEQIATVCLSVLRALSYLHNQGVIHRDIKSDSILLTSDGRIKLSDFGFCAQVSKEVPKRKSLVGTPYWMAPEVISRLPYGTEVDIWSLGIMVIEMIDGEPPYFNEPPLQAMRRIRDNLPPRVKDIHKVSSVLRGFLDLMLVREPSQRATAQELLRHPFLKLAGPPSCIVPLMRQYRHR